The following is a genomic window from Desulfuromonas acetoxidans DSM 684.
GCCTGACTACCGGATTACCGACATCGACCTGAAACCGGTTCTGGTGCGCAACGGCAACCCGGTATTTTGCCGTGTTCAGATTAAATTTCTTAACCAGGCTCCCACCTATCTTGAGGTGGAAACCAGCGCCGGAAGCACTATTTTACGCAAGAGCCGAATTCCCAACTGTTATGAAGGACAGGTCGCAACCAGCCCACGCAACGGCAGTCATCCTGTTCATCTGAAGATTCACTGGTCCAAGGATAAACTCGATACAGTAGACAACCTGACCCGTTATCATGTGGCCAATACGCCGCCACCACTGAAGATGCATGTCACCACCGGCTTGAACATTGAAGAAACCTATGCCTTTTCCGACAGCGTGGTGATCTTGCCGCGGCTCGAAGAGGATCGCCCTCTGGACCGCTGGCAGTTAATGATCAAAGATCGTGAGGGAAAAACAATTCTCACCGAAGGCAAAAACGCATCATTGCCCGAACGCCTTGAATGGCGCGGCACGGATGCCTACAACCATCGCCTTGAAACCGGTCGCTACACCATGATCATGCAGGTCTGGGATGTTGCCGGGAACCGTAATCAGGTGGCAACAAAGTTTTATCTGCAACCCGCCAATCAGGACATGATCAATATCAGCCAGGTTCAAATCGATGGCAAAAATTATCTGAAACTCCTTCCAGCGCAAGACCAACTGGTACCGGTGGAGCAATGGTCACTGGAGTTGGAAACTCCCGAGGGCAACTCCGTCTACAACAAAACCGGCTGGGAGCTGCCATCACTGGTGGCAATTCCTGTCAACCTGGAGGCAGACCGGCTGATCTGCAGCGTGCAGGCTTTGGATCGTCTGGGCAACAATGTTGAGATCAAAACCGCCCAGTTGGACCTGAGCAGCGATCATGAGCGTGTGGCACAACGCCCCTCTCAAAACAGCCTCTGGTCTGTGGATTTTTGATATGGCGCGTCTGATTGCACACATCCTGCTCTGCAGTATGTTAATCGCCTGTGCCGGAAAAACACCAACAACGACGGAAGTTCCCGGCCAGCATAAATCAGCCGGATTCTGCCGGATTACCGTGCTGCCTTTTGCCAACGACACGGATGAACCAAGACTGGGTTTAATTGCCGAAAAGATCTGTCAGACCGAGCTGTTACAGCGCGAAGCTCAAGTTGTCAATGAAGCGGATGTGCGCCTGTTCCTACAAAAACGACAGGTCTTTACCTCGGAGTTGACCCAACACGGCAGCACGGAACTGTATGCCGCCCTGGCCGAAGAGCTCAAAACCAAAGTCATTATCCGCGGTCGCATTCTGACGATTGATGATGAGAAAAAACAGGGCGAAATTGTTCCGATCATCACCCTGCAACTGGAACTGATCAATGCCACGGATGGACAGTTGATTGTCAGTTCCTTTCTGCGTCGCAGCGGTGAAGATTATCGCACCATTCTTCATTACGGTGTCATTCGCACCCGTAGTGAATTGATTCGGCAGATCATTGCCGAAATTTTTAACGACTGGATAGCGCGAGGAGTTGTAAGTTGTCAAAAATCTGCGTAAGAATCAGCCTGACCACCCTGATCTGTCTGTTATGGATAGGTAGCACAAGCCATGCCCTGTTCTGGCAGGATCCACCGCTTGTCGCCATCAACGATCAATCCTGGAATCGTCAAGACTTCCTCAACTGGTGGCAGGAATGGAAAGAACCGGGCATGGAACAACCGCAAAGTCCGGATGACTTCATCGACTGGATACTTCTCTCTGATGAAGCGGAGCAGATGCAGCTGTATGATGAACCGCGTTTCAAGCAAAAAGTGCATACCTTCTTGAAGGTTCGCTCACTAATGATGCTGAAAAATGAGGAAGTGGATGAAAAAATCTCCGTCAGTGATGAGGAGATCGATCGCATCTATCACCGTGATTATACACCGTTGCTCAAATTACGCTCCATTGAACTGGACAGCGAGGAACAATGTGCTGCGTTTATGCAGGCGGTCAGTCAAGGATTATCCAGCGACGAGGTTCTTGCCGACCCATTATTGCAATTGCCGCAAACAGGTTTGTCTGAACCGATTGTTCAACGCCCCAACCAGTTACCACCGCATGTTCGCACCTTGTACGAACAAGACCCACAAACCCGTTACCTGCCGGCTTACAGTTATCAGGATCGTTGGTTTATTCTCGAGATTATGCAACGTGATCCGGGCAATGACAATGATCGGGCCAATGTCGCTGAATCAATCAGCTATACATTACGCAAGGACAAACAACGTGAGCTGACCGGTCAACTCAATATGCGTTTAATGGAAAAGTATCAGGTCAAGATGGATGAGCAGGGAATGAAACGGATCCATGAAGACGGTCCGGAAGAGGATGTCGCCGAAGCGGCCATGATTACATTTCCCGATTTCACCATCACCGGCCAGATTCTCTACAAAAACGCGCTGAGCCACTATCAGCGTTTCGGCGGCAAAGAGATGAAAGACACCTCGTTTGAGGAGATTGTCCAGCGCGTTGCCAACGATATTGTGGCTCAATCGCTCACCAGCATGGAAGCGCTCAATCGCCACTATGAATCAAAGCCGCCTTTTCAGTCGGTGTACTTTTTTTACCAGCGCCATCGTCTGATCCGTGAACTGGAAAGCAAACTGATCCTGCCCTACACCCAGGTCAGTGACGAGGAACTGAGCCACTACTACAACGAGCACCGAGAGGACTATGCCTATCCGGTGCGGGTCCGTTATGCCAGCGTGGAAACGCGCAACGAAAAAATGGCCCTGAAATTGCGTGAAGATTTGCGTCAAGGCGCTGATTTTTATCAGACATTATCACCGTTATCTCCCGCAGGCATTGAAACGAAAACAACACCACTGGCCCATCTTATCCCGGAAATGCAGGACTTAATTGACCGTTTACAGCCGGGGCAATCCGACATGTTAGAGGTGGATGGCTACTTCCACTTTATCCGCTTAATTGAGGAACCTAAGGTGGATTACAAGCCATTTGACCAGATCCGTGATGCCCTGAAAGCGCAACTGACGCAGGCAAAGTTCAGCCAACGACGCGCTGAACTGGTTGCGCAGCTGCGCCAACGCACGACAATTACCGTGAATCAAAATCAATGGCAACGCTGTCTCAATGAACTCAACAAGGGGCAATAAATGATGAATCGATGGTTCCCATCTTTTTTGATCGTTCTTTGTATGTTGTTACTCAGCTATGGCTGTTCCGGATCGGGAGGCTCAGCCAGACGAGTCGTTAAAGACTGTCTCGACTGTCATGCTGAATATCAGACGATGTTGCAGCACGATTGTCTGCATGATCCTCTCAAAGGGGGAACCTGCAACGGCTGTCATCGTAACCACGGGCTACTCGGCGGGGTTTACCTCAATACCGCTGAAAATGAACTCTGTTTCAAATGCCACCAGCAGATCACCTCAACGGCTGAGGATGCCGTCGTCCATCAACCGGTTGCCAAAGGCAACTGCGCGCCCTGCCATGATCCGCACGGTGGCAGCAACGACGCCCTGCTGGTCAAGAGTGGACGCGATTTATGCATCACCTGCCATGACGAGTCGTTATTCTCCGGACGCGTTCGGCATCAACCGGTGGATCAGAGCTGCGGCACCTGTCATGCCCCCCACTTCTCGATGCATCCGAATCGCCTGACCCAAGAGGAAAGCGCACAGTGTTTGACCTGTCATGACAACAAGGCCCAGATAAAGCAGCATCACAGCGGCTATCAGGTCACAACAGGCTGTAGTTCATGCCACACGGTTCACTCGTCTAATCGTGAGGGACTGTTGCGACCAAGCATCCATCAACCCATTCTTGAAGGAGATTGTTCCGGCTGTCATGTCAGCTCGCAAAACCCATCACCGTTTGACTTAGTTCGTCACGATGCTGATTTATGCCTCGGCTGTCACGATGCCCTGCAACAGGATATGGCCCACGAGAGCAGTCACCAACCCGTCAAAGACGGTGACTGTTTCAGCTGCCATAACCCTCACGCCAGCGATCATGACAATTTGCTGACGCAAGCCCCTGAAACCTTGTGTTTTCAATGCCATGACCGGGAGAAAAAGCAAACCAGCCAACATCCGGCGTATTCCACCGGGCAATGTCTGGGTTGTCACACCCCGCACCGTTCACCCACAAACCAACCGGCGCTGCTGCGGGCACCACTCA
Proteins encoded in this region:
- a CDS encoding peptidyl-prolyl cis-trans isomerase, whose protein sequence is MSKICVRISLTTLICLLWIGSTSHALFWQDPPLVAINDQSWNRQDFLNWWQEWKEPGMEQPQSPDDFIDWILLSDEAEQMQLYDEPRFKQKVHTFLKVRSLMMLKNEEVDEKISVSDEEIDRIYHRDYTPLLKLRSIELDSEEQCAAFMQAVSQGLSSDEVLADPLLQLPQTGLSEPIVQRPNQLPPHVRTLYEQDPQTRYLPAYSYQDRWFILEIMQRDPGNDNDRANVAESISYTLRKDKQRELTGQLNMRLMEKYQVKMDEQGMKRIHEDGPEEDVAEAAMITFPDFTITGQILYKNALSHYQRFGGKEMKDTSFEEIVQRVANDIVAQSLTSMEALNRHYESKPPFQSVYFFYQRHRLIRELESKLILPYTQVSDEELSHYYNEHREDYAYPVRVRYASVETRNEKMALKLREDLRQGADFYQTLSPLSPAGIETKTTPLAHLIPEMQDLIDRLQPGQSDMLEVDGYFHFIRLIEEPKVDYKPFDQIRDALKAQLTQAKFSQRRAELVAQLRQRTTITVNQNQWQRCLNELNKGQ
- a CDS encoding cytochrome c3 family protein, producing the protein MMNRWFPSFLIVLCMLLLSYGCSGSGGSARRVVKDCLDCHAEYQTMLQHDCLHDPLKGGTCNGCHRNHGLLGGVYLNTAENELCFKCHQQITSTAEDAVVHQPVAKGNCAPCHDPHGGSNDALLVKSGRDLCITCHDESLFSGRVRHQPVDQSCGTCHAPHFSMHPNRLTQEESAQCLTCHDNKAQIKQHHSGYQVTTGCSSCHTVHSSNREGLLRPSIHQPILEGDCSGCHVSSQNPSPFDLVRHDADLCLGCHDALQQDMAHESSHQPVKDGDCFSCHNPHASDHDNLLTQAPETLCFQCHDREKKQTSQHPAYSTGQCLGCHTPHRSPTNQPALLRAPLNSLCASCHEQGQQNMRVSHAPVSDTACDTCHAPHGSTQPSLLVEPQQELCLDCHETMREPLARLNLHAPAATNDCSGCHQPHGSNNRNLLEKRGAALCATCHEETEEMRLHGPTHSPFKQGQCQTCHDPHASNYAGLTVKDTNAICFDCHQDLVNDKKVHQHSPFAQGNCTTCHHPHGSGYVANLKQALPDLCLSCHDVDHYWATGVAHEPARQGQCTACHNVHQSDRPHLLTMDVDRLCQQCHEESPQQLAVHHGGIAPGGDRCLSCHDSHGGQDRSLTFPIKHQPFVEKNCQACHQGGTH